One segment of Carya illinoinensis cultivar Pawnee chromosome 1, C.illinoinensisPawnee_v1, whole genome shotgun sequence DNA contains the following:
- the LOC122292077 gene encoding NF-X1-type zinc finger protein NFXL2 isoform X2 — protein sequence MTSTNDHRQQPPSDSDSDFDSDTDHGHTGSRPFRHADLSNSIFKAYFESTNQSSPSTSDFNKIQSFLTSSSSGALSCLICLERIRPSDPTWSCSSLCFAVFHLVCIQSWARQASDLAAARAATRLSVSPELASVWNCPKCRVQYTKSQIPKIYLCFCGKLPDPPSDPWVLPHSCGEICDRPLKHNCGHRCLLLCHPGPCPSCPKLVKSVCFCGAVNDVRRCGFKKFFCNNVCSKLLDCGVHRCTETCHDGPCPPCRARGVYRCQCGKVEEAERECCERNFRCENPCGKALACGKHACGKGCHLAGECGECPLQGKRTCPCGKRVYQGMSCDVETPPLCGATCDKTLSCGLHRCHERCHRGLCIETCRIVVSKSCRCGSLKKEVPCYQDLLCERKCQRMRDCGRHACKRRCCDGDCPPCSEVCGRKLRCKNHKCPSPCHRGVCAPCPVMVTISCACGETHFEVPCGTEADQKPPRCPKPCHIVPLCRHGSNCKPHKCHYGACPPCRLPCEEEYPCGHKCNLRCHGPRPPPNSEFTLKPKKKKSIHQSECTPGSACPPCPELVWRSCLGQHIGAERMVVCSNRTRFSCENLRGNLLSCGNHYCTKTCHTLKSLSATSIQNERSESCEECYLPCQKERKPTCSHHCPLPCHPGECPPCKVLVKRSCHCGAMVHVFECIYYNGLSEKEQMIVRSCGGPCHRRLPNCTHLCPEPCHPGECPSPQKCSKKIFVRCKCQTLKREWLCQDVQAAYRNAGCDPRDIPKNQYGLGLLSCNCDCKSKVEVATSELQLRKSKVVEEPDTEKNVRKRRKRRERIQDAEQISRLQKIAANVKWLLLFAALAVVIIAVANYGYKGLMWLSDWMDQVEEQRHRRRYPRI from the exons ATGACCTCAACTAATGACCACCGCCAACAACCTCCCTCCGATTCAGACTCCGACTTCGATTCAGACACCGACCACGGCCACACTGGATCCCGGCCCTTCCGCCACGCCGATCTCTCAAATTCCATTTTCAAAGCCTACTtcgaatcaaccaaccaatcatcACCATCCACCTCCGACTTCAACAAAATACAGTCCTTcctcacctcctcctcctccggcGCCCTATCATGCCTCATATGCCTGGAGCGCATCAGGCCCTCCGACCCCACCTGGTCCTGCTCCTCTCTCTGCTTCGCCGTCTTCCATCTCGTCTGCATCCAGAGCTGGGCCCGCCAGGCATCCGATCTCGCCGCCGCGCGTGCTGCCACACGCCTTTCCGTATCTCCGGAACTTGCCTCCGTCTGGAACTGCCCCAAGTGTCGTGTCCAATACACCAAATCCCAAATCCCTAAGATCTACCTCTGCTTTTGTGGCAAATTACCAGACCCGCCCAGTGACCCCTGGGTTCTACCACATTCTTGCGGCGAAATCTGCGATCGCCCTTTGAAGCACAACTGTGGCCATCGTTGCTTGCTTCTCTGCCACCCTGGGCCGTGCCCCTCGTGCCCTAAGCTGGTGAAATCAGTGTGCTTTTGCGGCGCCGTTAACGACGTTCGTCGCTGTGGCTTCAAGAAATTCTTTTGTAACAATGTGTGTTCGAAGCTGTTGGACTGTGGGGTTCATAGGTGCACTGAAACTTGCCACGACGGGCCGTGCCCTCCGTGCCGTGCGCGTGGGGTCTACAGGTGCCAGTGCGGGAAGGTGGAGGAGGCAGAGAGGGAGTGCTGCGAGCGGAATTTTCGGTGCGAGAATCCGTGCGGGAAGGCGCTGGCTTGTGGGAAGCACGCGTGTGGGAAAGGATGCCATTTGGCCGGGGAATGCGGTGAATGCCCGCTTCAGGGGAAGCGGACGTGCCCGTGTGGGAAGAGAGTGTATCAAGGGATGTCATGTGATGTCGAGACACCGCCACTGTGCGGGGCGACTTGCGATAAGACGTTGAGCTGCGGCCTGCATAGGTGCCACGAGAGGTGCCATCGCGGGCTCTGCATTGAAACTTGCAGGATTGTGGTCTCCAAGTCCTGCCGGTGTGGGAGCCTCAAGAAAGAG GTTCCTTGCTATCAAGATTTGCTATGTGAAAGGAAGTGTCAGAGAATGCGGGACTGTGGGCGCCATGCTTGTAAGCGTCGCTGCTGTGACGGGGATTGTCCTCCATGCTCAGAG GTCTGTGGCAGGAAGCTACGGTGTAAGAACCATAAATGCCCTTCTCCATGCCATAG AGGTGTCTGTGCTCCCTGCCCAGTGATGGTGACGATTTCATGTGCATGTGGTGAGACACACTTTGAG GTCCCTTGTGGTACTGAGGCGGATCAGAAGCCTCCTAGATGTCCCAAGCCATGTCATATTGTGCCTCTATGCAGGCATGGATCAAATTGCAAG CCACACAAATGTCATTATGGAGCTTGCCCCCCTTGTCGTTTACCTTGTGAAGAAGAATATCCATGTGGCCATAAATGCAATCTAAG GTGTCATGGCCCTAGACCTCCTCCTAATTCCGAATTTACATTgaaaccaaagaaaaagaagtcaatACATCAGAGCGAGTGTACACCAGGTTCTGCATGCCCTCCTTGTCCAGAACTGGTGTGGAGGTCATGCCTCGGGCAGCACATTGGAGCAGAGAGAATG GTGGTCTGCTCCAATAGAACACGGTTTTCCTGTGAAAATTTGCGTGGAAATCTTCTATCTTGCGGTAATCATTATTGTACTAAAACCTGCCATACTCTGAAGAGCCTATCTGCAACATCCATCCAGAATGAAAGAAGCGAGTCTTGTGAAGAGTGTTATCTTCCTTGCCAAAAG GAGAGGAagcccacatgttctcatcatTGCCCCCTACCATGTCATCCTGGAGAATGTCCCCCATGCAAAGTGCTTGTAAAACGATCATGCCACTGTGGTGCTATGGTCCATGTTTTTGAGTGCATATACTACAATGGGTTGTCTGAAAAAGAGCAGATGATTGTTCGCTCATGCGGTGGGCCTTGTCATAG GAGGTTGCCCAATTGTACCCATCTATGTCCAGAGCCATGTCATCCTGGTGAATGCCCATCACCTCAAAAGTGCTCTAAGAAG ATTTTTGTCCGTTGTAAATGCCAAACCTTGAAAAGAGAGTGGTTATGTCAAGATGTTCAAGCAGCCTATAGGAATGCTGGCTGTGATCCTAGAGATATACCAAAAAATCAGTATGGGCTTGGACTTCTTTCATGCAATTGTGATTGCAAGAGCAAAGTAGAGGTTGCTACTTCAGAATTACAGTTGCGTAAATCGAAGGTGGTGGAG GAGCCAGATACTGAAAAGAATGTACGAAAGCGCAGAAAAAGACGAGAACGGATACAAGACGCGGAGCAAATCTCACGACTACAG AAAATTGCTGCGAATGTGAAGTGGCTGCTTCTCTTCGCCGCCCTCGCGGTTGTCATAATTGCTGTGGCAAATTATGGTTACAAGGGTCTCATGTGGCTCTCTGATTGGATGGATCAAGTTGAAGAACAAAGACACAGAAGAAGATACCCTCGGATCTAA
- the LOC122292077 gene encoding NF-X1-type zinc finger protein NFXL2 isoform X4, with protein sequence MTSTNDHRQQPPSDSDSDFDSDTDHGHTGSRPFRHADLSNSIFKAYFESTNQSSPSTSDFNKIQSFLTSSSSGALSCLICLERIRPSDPTWSCSSLCFAVFHLVCIQSWARQASDLAAARAATRLSVSPELASVWNCPKCRVQYTKSQIPKIYLCFCGKLPDPPSDPWVLPHSCGEICDRPLKHNCGHRCLLLCHPGPCPSCPKLVKSVCFCGAVNDVRRCGFKKFFCNNVCSKLLDCGVHRCTETCHDGPCPPCRARGVYRCQCGKVEEAERECCERNFRCENPCGKALACGKHACGKGCHLAGECGECPLQGKRTCPCGKRVYQGMSCDVETPPLCGATCDKTLSCGLHRCHERCHRGLCIETCRIVVSKSCRCGSLKKEVPCYQDLLCERKCQRMRDCGRHACKRRCCDGDCPPCSEVCGRKLRCKNHKCPSPCHRGVCAPCPVMVTISCACGETHFEVPCGTEADQKPPRCPKPCHIVPLCRHGSNCKPHKCHYGACPPCRLPCEEEYPCGHKCNLRCHGPRPPPNSEFTLKPKKKKSIHQSECTPGSACPPCPELVWRSCLGQHIGAERMVVCSNRTRFSCENLRGNLLSCGNHYCTKTCHTLKSLSATSIQNERSESCEECYLPCQKERKPTCSHHCPLPCHPGECPPCKVLVKRSCHCGAMVHVFECIYYNGLSEKEQMIVRSCGGPCHRRLPNCTHLCPEPCHPGECPSPQKCSKKIFVRCKCQTLKREWLCQDVQAAYRNAGCDPRDIPKNQYGLGLLSCNCDCKSKVEVATSELQLRKSKVVEGP encoded by the exons ATGACCTCAACTAATGACCACCGCCAACAACCTCCCTCCGATTCAGACTCCGACTTCGATTCAGACACCGACCACGGCCACACTGGATCCCGGCCCTTCCGCCACGCCGATCTCTCAAATTCCATTTTCAAAGCCTACTtcgaatcaaccaaccaatcatcACCATCCACCTCCGACTTCAACAAAATACAGTCCTTcctcacctcctcctcctccggcGCCCTATCATGCCTCATATGCCTGGAGCGCATCAGGCCCTCCGACCCCACCTGGTCCTGCTCCTCTCTCTGCTTCGCCGTCTTCCATCTCGTCTGCATCCAGAGCTGGGCCCGCCAGGCATCCGATCTCGCCGCCGCGCGTGCTGCCACACGCCTTTCCGTATCTCCGGAACTTGCCTCCGTCTGGAACTGCCCCAAGTGTCGTGTCCAATACACCAAATCCCAAATCCCTAAGATCTACCTCTGCTTTTGTGGCAAATTACCAGACCCGCCCAGTGACCCCTGGGTTCTACCACATTCTTGCGGCGAAATCTGCGATCGCCCTTTGAAGCACAACTGTGGCCATCGTTGCTTGCTTCTCTGCCACCCTGGGCCGTGCCCCTCGTGCCCTAAGCTGGTGAAATCAGTGTGCTTTTGCGGCGCCGTTAACGACGTTCGTCGCTGTGGCTTCAAGAAATTCTTTTGTAACAATGTGTGTTCGAAGCTGTTGGACTGTGGGGTTCATAGGTGCACTGAAACTTGCCACGACGGGCCGTGCCCTCCGTGCCGTGCGCGTGGGGTCTACAGGTGCCAGTGCGGGAAGGTGGAGGAGGCAGAGAGGGAGTGCTGCGAGCGGAATTTTCGGTGCGAGAATCCGTGCGGGAAGGCGCTGGCTTGTGGGAAGCACGCGTGTGGGAAAGGATGCCATTTGGCCGGGGAATGCGGTGAATGCCCGCTTCAGGGGAAGCGGACGTGCCCGTGTGGGAAGAGAGTGTATCAAGGGATGTCATGTGATGTCGAGACACCGCCACTGTGCGGGGCGACTTGCGATAAGACGTTGAGCTGCGGCCTGCATAGGTGCCACGAGAGGTGCCATCGCGGGCTCTGCATTGAAACTTGCAGGATTGTGGTCTCCAAGTCCTGCCGGTGTGGGAGCCTCAAGAAAGAG GTTCCTTGCTATCAAGATTTGCTATGTGAAAGGAAGTGTCAGAGAATGCGGGACTGTGGGCGCCATGCTTGTAAGCGTCGCTGCTGTGACGGGGATTGTCCTCCATGCTCAGAG GTCTGTGGCAGGAAGCTACGGTGTAAGAACCATAAATGCCCTTCTCCATGCCATAG AGGTGTCTGTGCTCCCTGCCCAGTGATGGTGACGATTTCATGTGCATGTGGTGAGACACACTTTGAG GTCCCTTGTGGTACTGAGGCGGATCAGAAGCCTCCTAGATGTCCCAAGCCATGTCATATTGTGCCTCTATGCAGGCATGGATCAAATTGCAAG CCACACAAATGTCATTATGGAGCTTGCCCCCCTTGTCGTTTACCTTGTGAAGAAGAATATCCATGTGGCCATAAATGCAATCTAAG GTGTCATGGCCCTAGACCTCCTCCTAATTCCGAATTTACATTgaaaccaaagaaaaagaagtcaatACATCAGAGCGAGTGTACACCAGGTTCTGCATGCCCTCCTTGTCCAGAACTGGTGTGGAGGTCATGCCTCGGGCAGCACATTGGAGCAGAGAGAATG GTGGTCTGCTCCAATAGAACACGGTTTTCCTGTGAAAATTTGCGTGGAAATCTTCTATCTTGCGGTAATCATTATTGTACTAAAACCTGCCATACTCTGAAGAGCCTATCTGCAACATCCATCCAGAATGAAAGAAGCGAGTCTTGTGAAGAGTGTTATCTTCCTTGCCAAAAG GAGAGGAagcccacatgttctcatcatTGCCCCCTACCATGTCATCCTGGAGAATGTCCCCCATGCAAAGTGCTTGTAAAACGATCATGCCACTGTGGTGCTATGGTCCATGTTTTTGAGTGCATATACTACAATGGGTTGTCTGAAAAAGAGCAGATGATTGTTCGCTCATGCGGTGGGCCTTGTCATAG GAGGTTGCCCAATTGTACCCATCTATGTCCAGAGCCATGTCATCCTGGTGAATGCCCATCACCTCAAAAGTGCTCTAAGAAG ATTTTTGTCCGTTGTAAATGCCAAACCTTGAAAAGAGAGTGGTTATGTCAAGATGTTCAAGCAGCCTATAGGAATGCTGGCTGTGATCCTAGAGATATACCAAAAAATCAGTATGGGCTTGGACTTCTTTCATGCAATTGTGATTGCAAGAGCAAAGTAGAGGTTGCTACTTCAGAATTACAGTTGCGTAAATCGAAGGTGGTGGAG GGACCATAG
- the LOC122292077 gene encoding NF-X1-type zinc finger protein NFXL2 isoform X3, which translates to MTSTNDHRQQPPSDSDSDFDSDTDHGHTGSRPFRHADLSNSIFKAYFESTNQSSPSTSDFNKIQSFLTSSSSGALSCLICLERIRPSDPTWSCSSLCFAVFHLVCIQSWARQASDLAAARAATRLSVSPELASVWNCPKCRVQYTKSQIPKIYLCFCGKLPDPPSDPWVLPHSCGEICDRPLKHNCGHRCLLLCHPGPCPSCPKLVKSVCFCGAVNDVRRCGFKKFFCNNVCSKLLDCGVHRCTETCHDGPCPPCRARGVYRCQCGKVEEAERECCERNFRCENPCGKALACGKHACGKGCHLAGECGECPLQGKRTCPCGKRVYQGMSCDVETPPLCGATCDKTLSCGLHRCHERCHRGLCIETCRIVVSKSCRCGSLKKEVPCYQDLLCERKCQRMRDCGRHACKRRCCDGDCPPCSEVCGRKLRCKNHKCPSPCHRGVCAPCPVMVTISCACGETHFEVPCGTEADQKPPRCPKPCHIVPLCRHGSNCKPHKCHYGACPPCRLPCEEEYPCGHKCNLRCHGPRPPPNSEFTLKPKKKKSIHQSECTPGSACPPCPELVWRSCLGQHIGAERMVVCSNRTRFSCENLRGNLLSCGNHYCTKTCHTLKSLSATSIQNERSESCEECYLPCQKERKPTCSHHCPLPCHPGECPPCKVLVKRSCHCGAMVHVFECIYYNGLSEKEQMIVRSCGGPCHRRLPNCTHLCPEPCHPGECPSPQKCSKKIFVRCKCQTLKREWLCQDVQAAYRNAGCDPRDIPKNQYGLGLLSCNCDCKSKVEVATSELQLRKSKVVELIFARKRSQILKRMYESAEKDENGYKTRSKSHDYRKLLRM; encoded by the exons ATGACCTCAACTAATGACCACCGCCAACAACCTCCCTCCGATTCAGACTCCGACTTCGATTCAGACACCGACCACGGCCACACTGGATCCCGGCCCTTCCGCCACGCCGATCTCTCAAATTCCATTTTCAAAGCCTACTtcgaatcaaccaaccaatcatcACCATCCACCTCCGACTTCAACAAAATACAGTCCTTcctcacctcctcctcctccggcGCCCTATCATGCCTCATATGCCTGGAGCGCATCAGGCCCTCCGACCCCACCTGGTCCTGCTCCTCTCTCTGCTTCGCCGTCTTCCATCTCGTCTGCATCCAGAGCTGGGCCCGCCAGGCATCCGATCTCGCCGCCGCGCGTGCTGCCACACGCCTTTCCGTATCTCCGGAACTTGCCTCCGTCTGGAACTGCCCCAAGTGTCGTGTCCAATACACCAAATCCCAAATCCCTAAGATCTACCTCTGCTTTTGTGGCAAATTACCAGACCCGCCCAGTGACCCCTGGGTTCTACCACATTCTTGCGGCGAAATCTGCGATCGCCCTTTGAAGCACAACTGTGGCCATCGTTGCTTGCTTCTCTGCCACCCTGGGCCGTGCCCCTCGTGCCCTAAGCTGGTGAAATCAGTGTGCTTTTGCGGCGCCGTTAACGACGTTCGTCGCTGTGGCTTCAAGAAATTCTTTTGTAACAATGTGTGTTCGAAGCTGTTGGACTGTGGGGTTCATAGGTGCACTGAAACTTGCCACGACGGGCCGTGCCCTCCGTGCCGTGCGCGTGGGGTCTACAGGTGCCAGTGCGGGAAGGTGGAGGAGGCAGAGAGGGAGTGCTGCGAGCGGAATTTTCGGTGCGAGAATCCGTGCGGGAAGGCGCTGGCTTGTGGGAAGCACGCGTGTGGGAAAGGATGCCATTTGGCCGGGGAATGCGGTGAATGCCCGCTTCAGGGGAAGCGGACGTGCCCGTGTGGGAAGAGAGTGTATCAAGGGATGTCATGTGATGTCGAGACACCGCCACTGTGCGGGGCGACTTGCGATAAGACGTTGAGCTGCGGCCTGCATAGGTGCCACGAGAGGTGCCATCGCGGGCTCTGCATTGAAACTTGCAGGATTGTGGTCTCCAAGTCCTGCCGGTGTGGGAGCCTCAAGAAAGAG GTTCCTTGCTATCAAGATTTGCTATGTGAAAGGAAGTGTCAGAGAATGCGGGACTGTGGGCGCCATGCTTGTAAGCGTCGCTGCTGTGACGGGGATTGTCCTCCATGCTCAGAG GTCTGTGGCAGGAAGCTACGGTGTAAGAACCATAAATGCCCTTCTCCATGCCATAG AGGTGTCTGTGCTCCCTGCCCAGTGATGGTGACGATTTCATGTGCATGTGGTGAGACACACTTTGAG GTCCCTTGTGGTACTGAGGCGGATCAGAAGCCTCCTAGATGTCCCAAGCCATGTCATATTGTGCCTCTATGCAGGCATGGATCAAATTGCAAG CCACACAAATGTCATTATGGAGCTTGCCCCCCTTGTCGTTTACCTTGTGAAGAAGAATATCCATGTGGCCATAAATGCAATCTAAG GTGTCATGGCCCTAGACCTCCTCCTAATTCCGAATTTACATTgaaaccaaagaaaaagaagtcaatACATCAGAGCGAGTGTACACCAGGTTCTGCATGCCCTCCTTGTCCAGAACTGGTGTGGAGGTCATGCCTCGGGCAGCACATTGGAGCAGAGAGAATG GTGGTCTGCTCCAATAGAACACGGTTTTCCTGTGAAAATTTGCGTGGAAATCTTCTATCTTGCGGTAATCATTATTGTACTAAAACCTGCCATACTCTGAAGAGCCTATCTGCAACATCCATCCAGAATGAAAGAAGCGAGTCTTGTGAAGAGTGTTATCTTCCTTGCCAAAAG GAGAGGAagcccacatgttctcatcatTGCCCCCTACCATGTCATCCTGGAGAATGTCCCCCATGCAAAGTGCTTGTAAAACGATCATGCCACTGTGGTGCTATGGTCCATGTTTTTGAGTGCATATACTACAATGGGTTGTCTGAAAAAGAGCAGATGATTGTTCGCTCATGCGGTGGGCCTTGTCATAG GAGGTTGCCCAATTGTACCCATCTATGTCCAGAGCCATGTCATCCTGGTGAATGCCCATCACCTCAAAAGTGCTCTAAGAAG ATTTTTGTCCGTTGTAAATGCCAAACCTTGAAAAGAGAGTGGTTATGTCAAGATGTTCAAGCAGCCTATAGGAATGCTGGCTGTGATCCTAGAGATATACCAAAAAATCAGTATGGGCTTGGACTTCTTTCATGCAATTGTGATTGCAAGAGCAAAGTAGAGGTTGCTACTTCAGAATTACAGTTGCGTAAATCGAAGGTGGTGGAG TTGATTTTTGCAAGGAAAAGGAGCCAGATACTGAAAAGAATGTACGAAAGCGCAGAAAAAGACGAGAACGGATACAAGACGCGGAGCAAATCTCACGACTACAG AAAATTGCTGCGAATGTGA
- the LOC122292077 gene encoding NF-X1-type zinc finger protein NFXL2 isoform X1, producing the protein MTSTNDHRQQPPSDSDSDFDSDTDHGHTGSRPFRHADLSNSIFKAYFESTNQSSPSTSDFNKIQSFLTSSSSGALSCLICLERIRPSDPTWSCSSLCFAVFHLVCIQSWARQASDLAAARAATRLSVSPELASVWNCPKCRVQYTKSQIPKIYLCFCGKLPDPPSDPWVLPHSCGEICDRPLKHNCGHRCLLLCHPGPCPSCPKLVKSVCFCGAVNDVRRCGFKKFFCNNVCSKLLDCGVHRCTETCHDGPCPPCRARGVYRCQCGKVEEAERECCERNFRCENPCGKALACGKHACGKGCHLAGECGECPLQGKRTCPCGKRVYQGMSCDVETPPLCGATCDKTLSCGLHRCHERCHRGLCIETCRIVVSKSCRCGSLKKEVPCYQDLLCERKCQRMRDCGRHACKRRCCDGDCPPCSEVCGRKLRCKNHKCPSPCHRGVCAPCPVMVTISCACGETHFEVPCGTEADQKPPRCPKPCHIVPLCRHGSNCKPHKCHYGACPPCRLPCEEEYPCGHKCNLRCHGPRPPPNSEFTLKPKKKKSIHQSECTPGSACPPCPELVWRSCLGQHIGAERMVVCSNRTRFSCENLRGNLLSCGNHYCTKTCHTLKSLSATSIQNERSESCEECYLPCQKERKPTCSHHCPLPCHPGECPPCKVLVKRSCHCGAMVHVFECIYYNGLSEKEQMIVRSCGGPCHRRLPNCTHLCPEPCHPGECPSPQKCSKKIFVRCKCQTLKREWLCQDVQAAYRNAGCDPRDIPKNQYGLGLLSCNCDCKSKVEVATSELQLRKSKVVEEKEPDTEKNVRKRRKRRERIQDAEQISRLQKIAANVKWLLLFAALAVVIIAVANYGYKGLMWLSDWMDQVEEQRHRRRYPRI; encoded by the exons ATGACCTCAACTAATGACCACCGCCAACAACCTCCCTCCGATTCAGACTCCGACTTCGATTCAGACACCGACCACGGCCACACTGGATCCCGGCCCTTCCGCCACGCCGATCTCTCAAATTCCATTTTCAAAGCCTACTtcgaatcaaccaaccaatcatcACCATCCACCTCCGACTTCAACAAAATACAGTCCTTcctcacctcctcctcctccggcGCCCTATCATGCCTCATATGCCTGGAGCGCATCAGGCCCTCCGACCCCACCTGGTCCTGCTCCTCTCTCTGCTTCGCCGTCTTCCATCTCGTCTGCATCCAGAGCTGGGCCCGCCAGGCATCCGATCTCGCCGCCGCGCGTGCTGCCACACGCCTTTCCGTATCTCCGGAACTTGCCTCCGTCTGGAACTGCCCCAAGTGTCGTGTCCAATACACCAAATCCCAAATCCCTAAGATCTACCTCTGCTTTTGTGGCAAATTACCAGACCCGCCCAGTGACCCCTGGGTTCTACCACATTCTTGCGGCGAAATCTGCGATCGCCCTTTGAAGCACAACTGTGGCCATCGTTGCTTGCTTCTCTGCCACCCTGGGCCGTGCCCCTCGTGCCCTAAGCTGGTGAAATCAGTGTGCTTTTGCGGCGCCGTTAACGACGTTCGTCGCTGTGGCTTCAAGAAATTCTTTTGTAACAATGTGTGTTCGAAGCTGTTGGACTGTGGGGTTCATAGGTGCACTGAAACTTGCCACGACGGGCCGTGCCCTCCGTGCCGTGCGCGTGGGGTCTACAGGTGCCAGTGCGGGAAGGTGGAGGAGGCAGAGAGGGAGTGCTGCGAGCGGAATTTTCGGTGCGAGAATCCGTGCGGGAAGGCGCTGGCTTGTGGGAAGCACGCGTGTGGGAAAGGATGCCATTTGGCCGGGGAATGCGGTGAATGCCCGCTTCAGGGGAAGCGGACGTGCCCGTGTGGGAAGAGAGTGTATCAAGGGATGTCATGTGATGTCGAGACACCGCCACTGTGCGGGGCGACTTGCGATAAGACGTTGAGCTGCGGCCTGCATAGGTGCCACGAGAGGTGCCATCGCGGGCTCTGCATTGAAACTTGCAGGATTGTGGTCTCCAAGTCCTGCCGGTGTGGGAGCCTCAAGAAAGAG GTTCCTTGCTATCAAGATTTGCTATGTGAAAGGAAGTGTCAGAGAATGCGGGACTGTGGGCGCCATGCTTGTAAGCGTCGCTGCTGTGACGGGGATTGTCCTCCATGCTCAGAG GTCTGTGGCAGGAAGCTACGGTGTAAGAACCATAAATGCCCTTCTCCATGCCATAG AGGTGTCTGTGCTCCCTGCCCAGTGATGGTGACGATTTCATGTGCATGTGGTGAGACACACTTTGAG GTCCCTTGTGGTACTGAGGCGGATCAGAAGCCTCCTAGATGTCCCAAGCCATGTCATATTGTGCCTCTATGCAGGCATGGATCAAATTGCAAG CCACACAAATGTCATTATGGAGCTTGCCCCCCTTGTCGTTTACCTTGTGAAGAAGAATATCCATGTGGCCATAAATGCAATCTAAG GTGTCATGGCCCTAGACCTCCTCCTAATTCCGAATTTACATTgaaaccaaagaaaaagaagtcaatACATCAGAGCGAGTGTACACCAGGTTCTGCATGCCCTCCTTGTCCAGAACTGGTGTGGAGGTCATGCCTCGGGCAGCACATTGGAGCAGAGAGAATG GTGGTCTGCTCCAATAGAACACGGTTTTCCTGTGAAAATTTGCGTGGAAATCTTCTATCTTGCGGTAATCATTATTGTACTAAAACCTGCCATACTCTGAAGAGCCTATCTGCAACATCCATCCAGAATGAAAGAAGCGAGTCTTGTGAAGAGTGTTATCTTCCTTGCCAAAAG GAGAGGAagcccacatgttctcatcatTGCCCCCTACCATGTCATCCTGGAGAATGTCCCCCATGCAAAGTGCTTGTAAAACGATCATGCCACTGTGGTGCTATGGTCCATGTTTTTGAGTGCATATACTACAATGGGTTGTCTGAAAAAGAGCAGATGATTGTTCGCTCATGCGGTGGGCCTTGTCATAG GAGGTTGCCCAATTGTACCCATCTATGTCCAGAGCCATGTCATCCTGGTGAATGCCCATCACCTCAAAAGTGCTCTAAGAAG ATTTTTGTCCGTTGTAAATGCCAAACCTTGAAAAGAGAGTGGTTATGTCAAGATGTTCAAGCAGCCTATAGGAATGCTGGCTGTGATCCTAGAGATATACCAAAAAATCAGTATGGGCTTGGACTTCTTTCATGCAATTGTGATTGCAAGAGCAAAGTAGAGGTTGCTACTTCAGAATTACAGTTGCGTAAATCGAAGGTGGTGGAG GAAAAGGAGCCAGATACTGAAAAGAATGTACGAAAGCGCAGAAAAAGACGAGAACGGATACAAGACGCGGAGCAAATCTCACGACTACAG AAAATTGCTGCGAATGTGAAGTGGCTGCTTCTCTTCGCCGCCCTCGCGGTTGTCATAATTGCTGTGGCAAATTATGGTTACAAGGGTCTCATGTGGCTCTCTGATTGGATGGATCAAGTTGAAGAACAAAGACACAGAAGAAGATACCCTCGGATCTAA